GTCATGCACGAACGTGGAGCGCTCGACCATCGTGGGCACCCCGTCCAGCAGCCTCAGCCGGACGAGCTCCACGACCGGATCCCCTTCCTCGATGTCGAGAAGGCCCGCGGCCTCCGGTCCGGCCCGACGGCGGGCCACCTCGACCGTGAACTGGCCGGGCTCGCGGCCGATGGACTTCGCCCACTGGGTGAACGACATGAGCGTCGCGAACGACTGGGACGGCGCCGCCCTGCGGGCGACGGGCGGCTTGCCCTGGCCGCCGACAAGGTTCCCGTCGCGGCGCAGCATGGCCAGTGCCTGGCGCACCGGGCCGCGGGAGGTCCCGAACTCCTGGCAGAGCTGTGCCTCACTGGGCACCGCCTCGCCCTCCGGCCATTCACCCGACTCGATGCGCCGCAGCATCTCCTCGCCGAGCCGCTGATGGAGCGGCACACCCTTACTTGTCATCACAAGAGGACCATCGCACCCTTCCGGGGTCGTGACCAAGCCCTGGCCCGTAACGTCCTTGTTAATGACCCCCGCCCCGGGGTGCCGCCACGTAAACTCTGAGGCGCCAGTCGGCTACTTGTATGTATAAGCCTTGACCGGTCTCCCGCCGCGGCGCACGCTCCCGGCATGAGTACTGCTGCACACACCGTCCCCGGTCCTTCCGCAGGCGCCGCCGTCCACAGCGACGTTGTGATCGTGGGCGCCGGCATCGTCGGACTGGCGCATGCCTACGAGGCCGTGAGCCGGGGTCTCTCCGTCACCGTCGTGGAACGTGACGGGGAGCCGGTCGGCGCGTCCGTCCGTAACTTCGGCCACTGCTGTATCACCGCACAGCACGGGGAACTGCTCGACATCGCCTACCGCTCGCGGGCCGGCTGGCTGCGGGCCGCCGAGAGCACCGGGATGTGGGCCAGGGAGGCCGGCGCGTACGTGGTGGCGAGATCCGTCACCGAACTGACCGTTCTCGAGGAGCTGTGCGCCGAGCGCGGCGACGACGTGGTGCGGATGCGGACGGCCGGCCGGCTCCGCAACACCCTCGGCGCGCCCGCCGGGCACGGCGGCATCGTGGGCGGCGCCTTCCTCCCGGACGACCTCCGGGTGAACCCCCGTACCGCCGTCCCCGCCCTCGCGCAGTGGCTGTCGGAGCAGCCTCTCGCCCGCGTCTTGTGGGGCACGTCCGTCATCGGTGTCGAGACCGGCGTCGTGCACACCACTCGCGGCCCTGTGCGCGGCGATCGCATTCTGGTCTGCGTCGGCCACGACCTCGACCGGCTCTTCCCCGAGGCGGCGGAGGATCACGGGATCCTGCGCTGCCGGCTCACCATGGCGAGGGTCGTGGCTCCTGATGGATTCCGCACCGACGCGGCGGTTCTCACCGGCACCTCGATGCTGCGCTACGACGGCTTCACCGCGCAGCCGTCAGCCATCCCCCTCCGGGACGAAACGGAGGCACACAGCAAGGAGTTGATGGACATCGGCGCCAACGTCATGCTCACCCGGCTCCCCGACGGATCCCTCATCGTGGGGGACTCGCACCACTACGGGACCACCGCGCCGCCCTTCCTGGACGAGCGTGTCTCCACTCTGCTCATCGAGTCCATCGCGGACCTCCTCGGTGTCGAACGCCTCGAAGTCGTCGAGCGCTGGCAGGGTGTCTATGCCAGCAGCGCCCGTGGACCGCTGCTCGTCCGCGACCTCGCCCCGGGCGTGCGGGCCCTGTCCGTCACCTCCGGTGTCGGTATGACCCTGAGCTTCGGCCTGGCGGCCGCCACTTTCGACGAATCGCTGCGGTCGACGGTCTGAGTCCGTGGTGACGGTCGGCGGTGACGCCGTCCCGCCGACCTTCGCCCCCTCCCGCTCGCACGCTTCTCTCGCTCTTTCTCCTCCCTTCCGGTCCCTGCCGCTGACGCCAGCCGACCGTAGGTGCGTCATGTCCATGTCATTGTTTTGTCCGAATGGAAGAAGGCCTCCGCCATGAGCAGACCCACGAACCCGACGATCGACCCGGCCGAAGCCCCGCCGGCACGGGAGGACAGCGGCGCACGCCTCCCCGTATCCCGCTTCATGTCCTGGAGTTGGCGGGTCTTCGCCGTCACGTGGGTCGCGTACGCCGGGTACTACTTCGTCCGCCAGGCGTTCTCCGTCGCCAAGCTGGGCATCCTCGACGACCCGGGCGTGAACAAGGTCCTCACCGAGCAGGCGCTCGGCGTGATCGACGGTGTCTACCTCGCCCTGTACGCCGTCGGGCAGTTCCTGTGGGGAGCGTGCGCCGACCGCTTCGGACCCCGGATCGTGGTGATCGGCGGTATGGCCGCCGCCATCGCCGCCTCCCTCGCCCTCGGCGTGGGCAGCTCCCTGCTGGTCTTCGCCCTCGCCATGGGCATCCAGGGTCTCGCCCAGGCCACCGGCTGGGCACCGCTCTGCAAGAACATGGTCTCCTTCTTCCCGGTCCCGGAACGTGGCCGGATCATGGGCCTGTGGTGCTCCAGCTACGCCTTCGGCGGACTCGTCGCCCCGCCGTTCCTCGGCTGGTGGGCGTACTCCGTCTTCGACAGCTGGCACGCCGCGTTCACCGCGGGCGCCGCGGCCATGTCCTTCACCCTCGTCCTGTTCGTGGTCTTCCAGCGCAACGCCCCTGCTGACGTGGGCCTCCCGGCCATCGACGACGACACGGCCACGTCTCCGCGGAACGACGGACCCGCCGCACGCGACACGTTCGCGCTGTACCGCAAGGCGCTCCGCGACAGGATGGTGATGACGCTCGCGGTCGCCTATTTCCTGCTGAAGCCCGCCCGCTACGCCCTGCTGCTCTGGGGCCCGGTGATCGTCAGCCGCCGGCTGCCCGAGGTGGGCATGGCCGGAGCCACGTTCATCCCGGTGTCCGTCGCCGTCGCCGGGATCGTCGCGCCGATGGTCATCGGCTGGCTCTCCGACAAGGTCTTCGACTCCCGCCGCATCCCGCCGCTGGTGCTGTCGCTGGGGCTGCTCGTGGTGATACTGGTGCTGTTCATGCCGCTCACCGCGACCGGCAGCGCCTGGGTGATGATCGCCGTGCTGGCCGTCATCGGCCTCGCCGTGTACGCGGCCGACGCGATGATCGTCGGAGTCGCCGCCGTCGACTTCGGCAAGACCGCGGGAGCGGGCACCTCGACCGGGGTCATCAACGGTTTCGGTTCGGTCGGTGCCATCCTCGGCGGCCTGCTGCCGGGCTTCCTCTCGACGACCACGCTCTTCTACACCTTCGCGGCGGCCGCCTGTACCGCGGGCCTGGTCCTGCTCCCGCACTGGAACCGCAGGCCCCAGGTCATGGCCCCTTGAGTGGCCGCCGCGTACACGCTCGGCGGAGCGGCCGGAGCCGCTGTCCTCTCCGCCCTCCCGCTGAGCGTGTGCGACGCACTGGCAGCCGCAGTGGCGTCCGCGGCCTCGTCGACCGTACGGCGGTACGCGGGACGAACGGCAGGTCCGTCCTCCACCTTCCTCGACCGGCGGTGTCGAGGAGCAGTCCTGCTGCCGGCATCGCCCCGTCGGTGCGGACCGTGCCGGCCACGGCCTCCGCCCCGCTGCCGGTTTCTGGGTCCAGGGCGGTCTTGTGCGCGGCCGACAGGGACTCGACGGTCGGAACCGGGCCGTCGTGGGCCGCGCCGACGCCCAGCTCGACCGCCCTGCCACCGGCTCCGCCGGGAGCGGCCGCCCGTCGGGCAGGATCCAAGCGCCGGTCTGTGCGACGTCGGGGTCCGGCGTCTCCGGCCTCGGGTCCGGCACCGGGTACGTCGCCGGCCGGGCCGTCGCCGAAGGCGTGGTCGCGGACGTGTCCACCGGGGGCGGGCCGGTCCGCCCGGCTACCGAGCCCAGGGCAGTTCGCGGGTGCCCTCGGTGCCGGGAACGGAGGCGACCCCGTCGGCGGGCATCGAGACGTGGGCCACGGCCTGTTCCGGGGCGTGGATCCGGCGGAGGCGGCCCGGCGGCAGGATCACGGTCTGGCCGGCCGCGACCTTCTCCGTACGGCCGAGGCACGTCACCTCCAGCGCGCCCGCGGTGACCGTCCAGACCTGCTCACGGCTGATGGAGTGCTCGGGGCCGGTGGCGCCGGCGTCCATCGTGACCGTCCAGGTGCTGAGTTCGGTGCTGCCGCGGCTGGGGGCAGCCAGACCGGCCATCGTGGCGTTCGGGGAGATGGTGACGTGGTCGGTGGAGGGCGTGATCACGACCACGGCGGCGCTCTCGTCGCTGTCGGCCGGATCGGCGTCGGCGGCGGTCGCCCATTCGACGAGCTGGACGACGACACCGTTCGGGTCGGTCATCTGGAACAGGCGCTCGCCCCACGGCTCTTCGCGCAGCGGCATGGTGATGGGGGCGCCCGCCGCGCGCAGTCGGGCCTCCTCCGCGGCGAGGTCGGTGACGGTGAGCGCCAGGATCAGGCCGGCCGCCCGCTGGTCGCGCTGCTCGGGCGGGAGGACGTCCGTACCGCTGCGGAGCAGGACGACGTCCACGGCGGCGTCCCCGCGCGTCAGGGACACGAAGCCGTCGTCGGCCATGGCCACCTCGTAGCCGAGGTGGGTGCACAGGAACGCGCGGGAGGCGTCCACGTCGGCGACGGTCAGGGAGAGGGCGGAGGAGGAGACGTTCATGACAGCACCTTTGCGAAGTGAGTGATGGCGAACCCGGAGTCGAAGGATCGCGTGCCGACCGGGACGAAGTTCGTCGGCGTGAAGGGGCCGTCGAACAGGGGGATGCCGGATCCGATGACGATGGGGTTCCGCTTGATGATCAGCAGGTCGATCTCGTCGCGCAGGGCGGCCGCCAGCTTGCCGCCGCCGCACAGCCAGATGTCCAGGCCGTCCTGCTCCTTGAGCTCACGGACGAGCGCGACCGGGTCGTCGACGACCGTCACCGCCGGATCGGGGCTGGTGAGGGTGCGGGAGACGACGTACTGTTTCAGGTGGGCGTAAGGGCTGGTCCACCCCAGTTTCAGACCCGGCTCGTAGGTCGCGCGGCCCATGATGACGGTGTCGAACCGCTCAGGGGCACGATCGGCGATGCCCAGCGGATCGCGTGTGGGTGTGGGCATCGTCTCGGGGAAGTCGGCCAGGATCGCGGCGGCTTCCTCACCCTCGAAGGGGAAGAAGTCGTACTGGCCGTCGGGACCGGCGATGTAGCCGTCGAGGGTGGCGGCGATGTAGTAGGTCAGCTTGCGCACAGCTGCTCGATTCTTCGAGAGGGATGACGGATCGGGGTACGGATCCGGTCGTACGGATCAGGCGGTCGGCACGTCGAGCTGGAGTTCGTGGGCGCGCCGGTAGGAGCGGAAGCCCAGCTCTCGGTTGACCGCGAGCATGTGGGCGTTGTCCTCGGCGTTGTCCGTCTCGATCTCGACGACGCCGGGATGCTCGGCGCGCAGCCGGCACACCATGGCGGTCTTGACCCACAACCCCAGCCTGTGGCCGCGGTGCGCGGGCACGACCGCGGTGTCGTACTGCTGGGCGCGCGTGCCGGAGCCGCGGGGGAGCAGGGTCTCGGTGTAGCCGGCCACGGTGCCGTCTTCGTGGACTGCGGCGATGGTCAGCAGTGTGTCGCCGCGGTCGGCGATCACCTGGGCCATGGCGCGGACGCGGTCGGCGTCCCACGCGACGCTGCCGTAGTCGAGGTCGCCGACGGGCATGTCGTTCATCGCGTTCTTGGCCGCGGCGAAGGCGTCGGCGAGGTCGTCGGGCACCGTTCCGGTCCAGCCGGTCAGACGGTAGCCGGGGTGCTCGGCATCGGCGATGCGCAGCAGGTCGGCCTCGGCCGGCTCGGCGAGGCGCAGGATGAGGTGATGCAGGGTGAGCGCCCGGCGGAAGCCACGCCGTTCGCTGAAGGCCTCGCCCGGGCTGTCGGCCGCGGCTGCGGCGATCAGGCTGCGCCGGTTCTCGGCGCGGCAGGCCGTGACGACCGCCGACAGCAGGAGGGAGCCGGCTCCCCTGCGGCGGTGTGCGGGGTCGACGTGGAGTTCCAGTTCGGCCAGGTGCTCCTGGCCCGGGGAGGTGAACATCCGCAGGCCGGCGACTCCGACCGGGACGCCGTCCGCCCCGACGGCCAGCCAGGCCAGCCGGCGGCTGCCCAGAGCGGGCTGGGTGAGCTGGGCGTGGATCCGCCCGGCGTCGGGGGGCGGTGTTCCGGGCAGGTCGTGGGCCGTCGAGGCCGCGACGACTTGATGCCACGCGGCGGCCTCGGCGGCCGAGACGCACTGGAGCGGATTGACATGTACAGATTTGAGCAAGGTGATGGCCTTCGTGGTCGAGGTCGGTGTACTCCGGGATGGCACGAGGGCGTGCTCTCGTCGGCCGAGGCGCCGCAACGGAGGGGGCTGGGGCGATCGGTTCAGGCGATCCGCGGCTCTGATGCCGTTTCATTGCGTTCGCGTTCGCGTTCATTCAGTCGGTGTGGCGCACGAGCGGCCAGTCGATGTCGACACGGGCGGCCGCGGCGAGGTAGTTGGTGAACACGTTGAGGGCGACATGGGCGATGACCTCGACGATCTGTCCGTCGGACAGGCCGGCGCGCCGGGTCGCGGCCCACTGCTCGTCGGTGACGGTTCCGCGGTCTCGGACCACCACGGCGGCCAGATCCAGGACAGCGGCGGCCCAGGGGTCGTCGGCCTCGCCCCGGCGCGCGCGGGCGGCCTCGGCCGGACTCAGCCCGGCCACCCTGGTCCCGCGGAACGCATGCGCGGACAGGCAGTAGTCGGACCCGTTCTCCTGTGCGACCAGCAACGCGATGCGCTCGCGCACGTCCGCCGGCAGGGTTCCCTCCGCGTTCAGGGTGGTGAGGACGCCCAGGTACGCCTTCAGCACGGGCGGGCTGTTGGCCATCACCCTGGCCAGGTTGGGGATGACTCCCAGGGCCCGGTGTGTGGTGGTGAAGAGAGCTGCGGCCTCACCGGTCGCGATCTCCGGTTCAACGGTGTGGAGTGGCATGCCGATCACCCTGCCGGGTGATCTTGATACATTCCCGATGCTTCTTCGATGCACGCGATGGAGACCTCTGGAGTGAGGCATGCGGTTCACGATCCTGGGTCCGGTGGAGGCCGTCGCTCCCGGTTCGGATGCGCCTGACCTGGCACCCCGTCATCGTGCGGTACTCGCCTACCTGTTGCTGCACGCCGGGGTCGCGATCAGTACGGATCGTCTGATCGACGCGATGTGGGGGCCACTGCCGCCGGATTCCGCCCGCGCGCAGATCCAGACCACGATCGCCGCGATCCGACGGATGCTGCGCGCTTCGGAAGCCGACCGGATGCTGGCCACGCGGCCGGCCGGGTACGTGATCACCCCTGAGCCGGGACAACTCGATCTTGCCGAGTTCACCCGCCTGATCGCCAAGGCACCGGCCGGCTCCGACGAACCAGGGGACACCGCGGACCGGATACGTGCCGCGCTGGCGCTGTGGCGGGGCGAGCCGTTGGCCGGCATCTCCGCCCATTACGTCGAGGGCGCCAGAGCGCGTCTCAACGGGCAGCTGCTGACCGCCGTCGAGCGCCTGGCCGAGCTGGAACTGGCCCGGGGGCGGCACGACGACCTCATCGACGAACTGTCCGCCCACGCGGCGGCGAACCCCTTGCGGGAACGACTCTGCTGCCGGCTGATGCTCGCCCTGCACCGCGCCGGACGCCAGACCGACGCGCTGCATGTGGCAAGAACGTTCCGGGAGAACCTGGCCGAACAGCAGGGACTGGACCCCGGCCACGCGTTCAGCAAACTCGAACAGGACATCCTGCGGGACGCCCCCGATCTACGGCCGCCGATCGGCGCCGCGCCTGTGAGGCCGCAGGGAGTCAACTTCCTGCCGTACGACGTCCCGGACTTCACCGGACGCGAAGGCGAGCTCGACGGGCTGATCCGCCTGTGGTCGGGCGACAATGGCGGTGTCGTGACGATCTCGGCGATCGACGGGATGGCGGGGGTCGGCAAGACGACGCTCGCGGTCCACGCCGCGCACCGCCTCGCGGACCACTTCCCGGACGGACAGCTCTTCATCGACCTGCAGGCGCACACCGCCGGCCAGGCGCCGCTCGACGCCGGTGCCGCGCTCGAGGTCCTCCTGGGCCAACTCGGGGTGCCCACACCGCACATACCGGCGTCGGTCGCCGATCGCGCCGCGCTGTGGCGGTCCGAACTCTCCGGCCGTCGCGTGCTGGCCGTGCTGGACAACGCCCTCGGCGCCGATCAGGTGCGCCCGTTGCTGCCCGGGGCCTCCCGCGCCCTCATCCTGATCACCAGCCGGCGACGGTTGATCGACCTGGACGGGGCACACGCCCTGTCCTTGGACGTGCTGCCCGCCGCGGATGCCGTGGAGCTGTTCACCGCGATCGTCGGCGAACGGGCGGCCACCGAACCCCTGGCCGTCCTCGATGTCCTGCAGTTGTGCGGATTCCTGCCGCTGGCCGTCCGCATCGCCGCCGCCCGCCTGCACCATCGCCCGCGCTGGACCGTCGCCCACCTGGCCGACCGGCTCCGCGACCAGCGCCGCAGACTCTCCGAGCTGGCCACCTCGGAGCGAGGAGTCGCAGCGGCTTTCACGCTGTCCTACCAGCAGCTGACTGCGGATCAGCAGCGCATGTTCCGGCTCCTGGGACTCCAGCCGGGCCGTGACATCAGCCCCGAGGCCGCATCCGCGCTGACCGGCATGCCGCTGGACCAGGCCGAGACGATCCTGGAAGACCTCCTGGACGCCCATGTCCTGACCCAGCATCAGCTCGGCCGCTACACCTTCCACGACCTGTTGCGTGAACACGCCCTCGGCACAGCGGCTGCCCAGGAACCCCCGGACGCCCAGCGCGAAGCCCTCGGCCGACTGTTCCACCACTATCTCCACACCGCGAGCGCGGCCATCGACCACCTCTACCCCGAGGGTAGGAACCGCAGGCCGCGCATCCCCGCGCCGGACGTCCCGGCCTGGGCACCGCAGGACGAGGCCGAGGCGATCACCTGGCTGGACGGCGAACGCGCGAACCTCATGGCGTCCGGCCAGTACGCGGCCGAGCACGACTGGCTCCCACACACCAGCCAACTGGCCTCCACCCTGCACCGCTACCTGCTGGGCCACGCCCACCAGGCCGACGCGCTGGCCCTCCACGACCTGGCGCTGCGAGCCGGCCGCCGGAGCGGCGACAGAGCCGCCGAAGCACGCACGCTCATCGACCTCGGTGAGGTGCACTTCTGGTGGCACGGCGCCTACGAACAAGCGGCCGAGCACTACCGGCACGCCCTGGACCTCGCGCGCGAGACCGGTGACCAGGTCGCCGAGGCCCGCGCGCTGACGGGCCTCGGCGTCGTCTCCACACGGCGGCGAGATTACGACCAGGCCCACGACCACTGCGCGCAGTCCCTCGTACTCTTCCGCGAGCTCGGCGACCACGGTGGCGAAGCCAGGACCCTGGCCGACCTCGGCATCGTCCACGAACGCCGAGGACGGTACGAGGGCGCCCACGAGCACCAACGGCAAGCGCTGGACCTGTACCGCGAGACGGGGTCCCGCATCGGCGAGACCGTTGTGCTGAACGACATCGGGCTGCTGTACCAACGGCAAGGCCGCTACGACGAGGCCAGGCGCCATCACCGCGAGGCCCTGGAGTTGAGCCGCAGGTTCGACTTCCCCGGAGACGAGGCCGAGTCGCTCAACGCCCTTGCGGAGGCGGCCCGGTCCATGGGGGACCTCGCCCAGGCCGCTGCCGAACACGACACCGCGTTGACCCTCGCCCGCGAGTTCAGCTACCGCCCCGAGCAGGCCCGCGCCCATGCCGGACTGGCGCACGTCCACCGCGACCTCGGCCGCGTCGACCTCGCCCACGACCACGCCCGACAGGCCCTCGACCTCTACACCGCCCTCGCCGTCCCCGAGGCCGACGAGATCCGCACTTTCCTCGCCTTGCTGCCGCCGGCCGCGAACGAGACAGAACCGCCGGAGCCATCCACCGCCGACCAGCCGTCCTGAACGCCATCAACCACCGTCGTCGGGAGTGCGTTGCCGCGATCGGGCCCTCGTGCGGATGTCGGACAAGGTGTCGGGAAAGGCCTGTTGACCGTCTGACAGGATGGACGTCCTCCGGTTGTTTCGTGGGGGCCGGGGTTCGTGGGTGTACGGGGTGTGAAGAGTCGGGTGGGCGAGGGAACGGGGCACGCGCCCGCCACGGCACAGGGGCCGGAGTGCGGGACTCCCTCGGGCGGCGGTCGTGACGTTCGGCTCGGGCTGGTCGTCGAGCGGGCCCGGCGGGGGGACGAGGAGGCTTTCGCCGAGGTCTATCGGATCGTCCATCCCGGGCTGCTCGGCTATCTGCGGGGGATCGTCGCCGAGGACGCCGAGGACGTCGCCTCCGAGGCGTGGCTGGAGATCGCCCGGGACCTCGGCCGCTTCCGCGGTGACGGCGCGGGCTTCCGCGCCTGGACCGCGACCATCGCCCGCCACCGCGCCCTCGACCATCTGCGGCGCGTACGGACGCGGCCCCGCCCCGCGCGGTTCGAGCAGGACCTCTTCGAGCTCCCGGCCGACGGGGACGTCGCCGGCGAGGCCCTGGAGGCGCTGTCGACGGAGCACGCGCTCGCCCTCATCGCGGGCCTCCCGCAGGACCAGGCCGAGGCCGTACTGCTCCGTGTCGTCGTCGGTCTCGACGGCCCGTCGGCCGCCCGAGTACTGGGCAAGCGTCCCGGTGCGGTACGGTCCGCCGCACATAGGGGATTGAGGCGACTTGCGAAACAAGTCAAGGGGAGGGGGAGATGACGGATGCCTGACGAGCTGCGGGACAGTGAGGCCGGGGAGTTGTTGCGGGCCGCTCTGAGTGCCGGGCCGGGGGCGGGTGGGGACGTCGTCGGCCAGGGGGAGGCGGATGCTCTTGCCGCTTTCCGGGCCGCCCGTGACTCCGGGCTCCACGCGACCTTGCACGTCCGCGAGATGGACGACTGGACAGCCGTCGTCGGTGAACGGCGGCCCTCCCGGCGCCCTCTGAAGGCCCTGGTCGCCGCGCTGGTCGCCAGCGTGACCCTCGGCGGTGTCGCCTTCGCCGTCGGCGGCCTCCCCGAGGACCTCCTCGGCACCCCCGCCCAGGCCCCCGAACCCCGGCCCACCCGCTCCCTGCCCCGGCCGGCGCCCGTGCCCACGGAGGCCGGTGAGGAGGGTCGTACGAACCGGCCCGCCCCGCCGGGAACCACCGCGCCCCTGCGCCCGGAGAAGGACCCGCCGGAGCTTCCCGGCCACAGCCGTGACGCGCTCTGCCATGCCTTCGAGAAGGAGGGCGGGCCCCAGGGGGCCCATGGCAAGGCCTCGAAGTCCGCTGCCTGGCAGCGGCTCGTGGCCGCCGCCGGGGGCGAGGAGCGCGTTCCCGCGTACTGCCGGTACGAGCCTTCACCCGCCCGTACCCGGTCGCCCGCCGCCCGCCCGAACGAGGATGCCGGCCGTGGCGCGCCCTCGGCCGCTCCCGGCAGAGGGCCCGAGCGGGAGCGCCCCGACAGGCCCTGACGGATCCCGGCCGCTTCCGGGCACCCAGCTGATCGGTCGTCAGAACTGTGCTTGTCCCGCACCCTTGTGGACCCCGCCCCCATCAATAAAATGTCACACACCACACAAGGGAGTCCTCATGGTCCACGCGCAAGTCCCCGTGCACCGCGCCCACCCCTGGCACGGGATCATGGTCGCCACCGCCCTCCCCTTCCGCGAGGACGGCTCCGTCGACCACGACGCCTATGCGCGGCACGTGGCCCGGCTCATCGCCGACGGCTGCGACGGGGTCGTCCCGAACGGCTCCCTCGGCGAGTACCAGACCCTCACCGACGCCGAGCGCGCCCAGGTCGTCCGTACCGCCGTCGAAGCCGCCGGTGACGGAGCGCGGGTCATGCCGGGCGTCTCCGCGTACGGCAGCGCCGAAGCCCGCCGCTGGGCCGAGCAGGCCGCCGAGGCCGGCGCGGGCTCGGTCCTGCTCCTGCCGCCCAACGCCTACCGGGCCGACGAGCGGTCCGTACGCGCCCACTACACCGAGGTCGCCGAGGCCGGTCTGCCCGTCGTCGCGTACAACAACCCCTACGACACCAAGGTCGACCTCACCCCCGACCTCCTCGCCCGACTCCACGCCGACGGCAGCATCGTCGCCGTCAAGGAGTTCAGCGGCGACGTCCGCCGCGCCTACGAGCTCGCCGAACTCGCCCCCGGCCTCGACCTGCTCGTCGGCGCCGACGACGTCCTCCTCGAACTCGCCCTCGCCGGCGCGGTCGGCTGGATCGCCGGCTTCCCCAACGCCCTCCCGCGCGCCTGCGCCGCCCTCTACCGGGCCGCCGTCGCCGGGGACCTCGCCGTCGCGCTGCCGCTCTACCGCTCGCTGCACCCGCTCTTCCGCTGGGACTCCAGGATCGAGTTCGTCCAGGCGATCAAGCTCTCCATGGACCTCGCCGGCCACACCGGGGGCACCACCCGACAGCCCCGCCTCCCGCTGACGCCCGAACAGGAGGCCGTCGTGCGCGCCGCCACCGAGAAGGTCCTCGCCGAGGGCCACGCGTAGAGCCCGTCAC
This is a stretch of genomic DNA from Streptomyces sp. R44. It encodes these proteins:
- a CDS encoding RNA polymerase sigma factor; this translates as MVVERARRGDEEAFAEVYRIVHPGLLGYLRGIVAEDAEDVASEAWLEIARDLGRFRGDGAGFRAWTATIARHRALDHLRRVRTRPRPARFEQDLFELPADGDVAGEALEALSTEHALALIAGLPQDQAEAVLLRVVVGLDGPSAARVLGKRPGAVRSAAHRGLRRLAKQVKGRGR
- a CDS encoding dihydrodipicolinate synthase family protein → MVHAQVPVHRAHPWHGIMVATALPFREDGSVDHDAYARHVARLIADGCDGVVPNGSLGEYQTLTDAERAQVVRTAVEAAGDGARVMPGVSAYGSAEARRWAEQAAEAGAGSVLLLPPNAYRADERSVRAHYTEVAEAGLPVVAYNNPYDTKVDLTPDLLARLHADGSIVAVKEFSGDVRRAYELAELAPGLDLLVGADDVLLELALAGAVGWIAGFPNALPRACAALYRAAVAGDLAVALPLYRSLHPLFRWDSRIEFVQAIKLSMDLAGHTGGTTRQPRLPLTPEQEAVVRAATEKVLAEGHA